AGGGGGACCCGTAACACTCGTAACACCCGTAACACCCGTAACACCCGTAACACCCGTACCCCTACGGGGTATTCTCATAGGCAGCTTTAATCACAAGGAAATAACACCCGTAACACCCGTAACACCCGTAACACCCGTAACGCCCGTAACACTTTCGCTCCTCAACCTCCGCAATGCCCGCACTCACCCTTTCCTGAGCAGATTCCTGCAAATCCTTAAGCAGTATAAATTCTCTAATAATAATTATTATAAAAGGTTTACCTGCTTGACAAGTTGATTATAAATGGTATTATTGAACCATGTTGGAGTGGCTTTTTAAGAAACGGCGAAGCCACGCAAACAACCAGACACTGAGGAGGCAGGGCAGGTTGTTGTGGCTAATTGCATGCGCGGCTATATCTGCTCTGCCGCTTTTGATAGAGCTCTTATACATCCTTTGTACAAGACTGCCCGCGAGGTTCATTGTCACTGCACCTTCCATTCCCGCCATCGCCGTGATATGGTGCGCGCTGACTATCTACGACATCGCAAGGCTCGAAAAATACAAGCGTGAGCCGTTCCTGCTTTTGTACTGGATGCTTGCCTTTGCAGGTCTTGCGCTGCTCGACATTGCCGGCTACGTTATTTTCCTTGTAAGCGGACTGCCTTATCTTCTTAATCTCATTATCCTCGTTCCTGTTGGAGCGACGGTAGCGGCATGCTTCTGGGGACAGCGTTATATCGCTCTCCTTGAGACCGAAAGAGCGAGGGAAGATGAGTAGCGGTCTTGCTTTAGCGCTTCTGATAACCGTAAGCTCCCTTGCAGCGCTCTTGAGCGCGGCTATAGCCGCATACTCGCTCGTGCGGTCGCGGTTCGTGACCGAAGGTCTCGAAGAAGAAGTCAACAAACTCAGAAAATGGCTTAACGAATCGGCCGTATACCTGAACGGGCTGCCTGCAACGAACGCGCGGAAGAAAAATCTGATACTCTATTCCGCATTGAAGCTCTACAGCGAAGAGAAATATGCAAAGGCAATTCCCGCACTGCGGGATGCGTCCTTGCTGGCTACTGAGGACGACGAGCGGTGCGCGTTTCTCAACCTGGTGGGCCTCAGCCAGATCAAGGGGGGCAACCTTCTTGATGCGGAGAAGACGTTCCTCGAGATGATAGTGCTTGCCGAGAACAAAGAGCTCGACGAAGCGCTGGCTGCGGCATTAGGCAACATGGGCTATATCTATTTCGTCCAGTCGGACCTTTCGCAGGCGCTCGACTTTCTGCAGAAAGCATTGAAGATTGATGAGGAGACGAAGAACCTGAGAGGACAGGCCAGAGACCTTGGCTATATCGGGAAGGCTTACTTTGCGCTGGCAGAGCAGAAGAAGGTTTTCAACAACTACAAGAAGGCGTTCGAGCACTACGAGAAGGCGCTCAAAATCCACGAAGAGACCGACTACCGCGAAGGCCAGGCCCGCGAACTGGGCAATATCGGGGGTTTTTATCTCGCAATCGGCGATTCCCGAAAAGCGCTCGATTATTACGAGAAGGCGCTCGATGTTGCAGCGGAAATAGACAACCTTGAGCTGCAGTTCAACCACCTCAACGGTCTCGCCATAATCAACAAGACATTGAAGAACGATTCGAAAGCGCTCGCGTGCTACGAGAAGTCTTTAAGAATAGCGGAGCGCATGCCGGATCCGGGGATAAAAGCCGGCACTCTCGCAAAGATGGGCGCGCTGTGCATCGAGATGAGGAACTACAAGTACGCTCTCGATTGCTTTCAGAAGGCGCGCGATATATACGCGAAAACGGGTCCTGCGGACAAGGTTGACGCATGCAACAGCAGCATCAACCTTGCCAGACAGTCGCTGAACGGGCATTCCTAATAATCATCCTTCCTTTATCCGGACAAAAAAGGCGTCTCAAGAGAAGTTGATTCCATCCTGAGCAAGGGGTTGCCTTCCAAAACCATCTCGATAGACTTCAAACAGCATGAATTTCGTAAATCATAATCTTTATCCGGACGGGGCGCCCGCGCCGGTGCACAGCAGCGGAGCGGGGTTAAAATGTTTGATTTGATACGCGACGCGTTCGTGCGGCTCAAGCGAGAGCTCGCAGGACGCGGCAGTCTTTCGGAAAAAGAGATAAAGGAGTTTC
This DNA window, taken from bacterium, encodes the following:
- a CDS encoding tetratricopeptide repeat protein produces the protein MSSGLALALLITVSSLAALLSAAIAAYSLVRSRFVTEGLEEEVNKLRKWLNESAVYLNGLPATNARKKNLILYSALKLYSEEKYAKAIPALRDASLLATEDDERCAFLNLVGLSQIKGGNLLDAEKTFLEMIVLAENKELDEALAAALGNMGYIYFVQSDLSQALDFLQKALKIDEETKNLRGQARDLGYIGKAYFALAEQKKVFNNYKKAFEHYEKALKIHEETDYREGQARELGNIGGFYLAIGDSRKALDYYEKALDVAAEIDNLELQFNHLNGLAIINKTLKNDSKALACYEKSLRIAERMPDPGIKAGTLAKMGALCIEMRNYKYALDCFQKARDIYAKTGPADKVDACNSSINLARQSLNGHS